A genomic stretch from Chloracidobacterium sp. includes:
- the cas4 gene encoding CRISPR-associated protein Cas4 translates to MDDCYLPLAYLNAWEYCPRRFYLEYVCGEWADNEHTLLGQHLHRHVQEAGAQQIEQQTVYQQQWVWSDRLQVAGIIDRVEIREGQLVPVEYKKGKMARYLNDHFQLCAAALCLEERTGQAIAYGEIFYHGHRRRQRVHFTPALRQATEVAIAAARAAITS, encoded by the coding sequence ATGGACGACTGTTATTTGCCCTTGGCCTACCTAAATGCGTGGGAGTATTGCCCCCGGCGTTTTTATCTGGAATATGTATGCGGTGAATGGGCCGACAATGAACACACGTTGCTAGGCCAACATTTGCACCGCCATGTGCAGGAGGCGGGAGCGCAGCAAATCGAGCAGCAAACGGTTTACCAGCAGCAATGGGTATGGAGTGACCGCTTGCAGGTAGCTGGAATCATTGACCGCGTGGAAATTCGGGAGGGTCAGCTCGTGCCAGTGGAATACAAAAAGGGCAAGATGGCTCGCTATCTGAATGACCATTTCCAACTGTGCGCGGCAGCCTTATGTTTGGAAGAACGAACCGGTCAAGCCATTGCCTACGGGGAAATCTTCTATCATGGTCACCGGCGGCGCCAGCGAGTACATTTTACGCCAGCACTTAGACAGGCAACGGAAGTAGCCATTGCTGCAGCCCGTGCCGCCATAACTTCC